One Candidatus Brocadiia bacterium genomic window, ATTGACAGCCTGGCCGAGCATAAGGTCAAGCCGGAAGACATAGATTTCGTCATCAATACCCATCTGCATTTTGACCACGCCGGTAATAACACCAAGAAGGTGGGTGATAACGCCTATGAGCCTACTTTTCCCAACGCCAGATACGTCATCCAGAAGGCTGAATGGGAAAAGGCCACTAATCCCAACGAGCGCACCCGGGCCAGCTATATGCAGGAAAACATCCGCCCGCTTATGGATGCCAAACGGCTGGATTTAAAAGACGGCTCCGGCGAGGTAATGCCGGGAGTAATGGTTTATGTCACTGGAGGCCATACCCGCGGGCACCAGATAGTCCTTATTGAATCACAGGGCCAGAAGGCTGTCTACTGGAGCGATTTAATTCCGACTGTGGCGCATATGGACCTGCCTTATATTATGGGCTATGACCTTTTTCCCGAAGAAACACTTAACCATAAGCGGATACTCCTGGAGCAGGCCATAAAAGAGCGCTGGTTATGCTTCTGGGAACACGACCCCAAAATAACCTGCGGCTATATCGAACGGACCGAGAAGGGGTTGATAGTAAAACCTGTTTAACTAAACTTAAAAGAAAGGAACTTATTATGAGCGGAACATCTAAACTTGTGCTTATTTCTCTTGCGGGCTTGGCTGTTGTCTTTATTATCATTGGGGTCGTTGCTTATATTTCAATATACAATGGCATTATTTCCTCTGACGAGAACTGCAACGCTGCCTGGTCTCAGGTTTTAAACCAATACCAGCGCCGGTCAGACTTGATACCTAACCTGGTCGATACGGTCCAAGCCTACGCGGCCCATGAAAAAGAGGTTCTTGTCGGCGTGACTGAGGCTCGCAGTAAGATTACCAGTTTTAAGATAGATGATTCAGTATTAAAAGACCCGTCCAAACTAGAACAATTCCAGAAACTTCAGGGCGAATTATCCGGCGCGCTTTCCCGGCTGATGGTGGTCGTTGAGAAATATCCGGATATCAAAGCCAATCAGAACTTCCTGGCGCTCCAGGCGCAATTGGAAGGCACCGAGAACCGCATTGCTGTCGAACGGATGCGCTTTATCGATTCAGTCAATACCTATAATAAGAAAGTCAGGACATTCCCGGGTAATCTTTTTGGATACCAGACCCGGCCTAACTTTACGGCCGAAGCCGGAGCCGAAAAGGCGCCTAAAGACATCTTTAAGAAATGAAACGGCTTTTAGCCATTTGCATATTTCTCCTGCTGGGCAGTCTTTCCCTTTACGGGCTTGACGTACCGTCGGCCAAGGGCTATGTCAGCGATTACGCCGGGCTGCTTTCGCCTTCGCAAACCCAATCTCTTGATAGCATGTTGCGTACCCATGAGCAACAGACCAGTAATCAAGTCGTCGTTCTTATTGTTAAGTCATTAGAAGGAGAGCCTATAGAACGTTTTGGCATTAAGGTAGCCGAGAAATGGAAGGCCGGACAAAAGGGTAAGGATAATGGCGTGATATTCATCATTGCCAAGGATGACCGCCAGATCCGTATAGAAGTTGGATATGGGCTGGAAGGTGTGCTTACCGATTTAGAATGCGCCTTAATCATTGATAATGTAGTTAAACCCAGGTTTAGGGAAGGTAATTATTATCAGGGCATAGATGAAGCTATAGAGACGATATTTGAATCTATTAAAAGTGAATATGCTCCAGCGGCTAAAACTTCCAGATCCGCTTTATATATTTTTGGATGTTTTATTCTTGCTGTGGTTTGGCTAATTGTGATTTTGAAATTTATTGCTTTTCTGTATAGAAGAGATCCTTGGATAATTTCTGATATTTTATCGGATACCTCAAGCGGTGGAAGTTTTGGCGGTAGTTTTGGCGGTGGAGGAGGTGGATTCAGCGGAGGGGGTGGCAGTTTTGGCGGAGGCGGCGCTTCCGGGAGTTGGTAATTATATATGAAATTATTTATAGATTCGGAAAAAAAGCAGGTAATTCAGGCCATTAAAGAGGCGGAAAATGTTACTTCCTGCGAATTTGTGGTGGCCGAGGTGACTACTTGTGATGATTATAATACCTCTCGTTTTGCCTGGGGTATTTTGTTCCTGTTTATTGCTTATATTGTTTCCTACTACTTCACGCCGCTTGATGGCATTTGGTTAATAGTCTCTCAGTTCGTTGGGTTTACCATTGGTTTCTTTGTCGTTGGTGATATACCGATACTTAAGCGCCTGTTCATTCCGACCATTAAAATGGAGTCGGAAGCACAGCGCCGGGCTTTATATGAGTTCTCACATCAGGGATTGCATAATACGCGTCTGAGGAACGGTATCCTGGTAATGCTGGCCGTATTCGAGCGGCGGGTGGTTATCCTGGCCGATAGCGCCGTTAACGCCAAGGCCAAGCCGGAATATTGGGCCAATATCCGTGACCGGATTATAGTGGGTATAAAAAATAACGCTGCCGGTTCATCGGTAGCTGAAGTTATTAAATCAATGACTCAGGACTTTAAAGCTGATTTTCCATATAGTCCGGACGATAAGAACGAACTTCCGGACGGCATAGTCACGGACAAATAGTCATATCCTAAATAACTCCGGCAAATCCCCGATTTTATTGACAATCCTTTATCAGTCAGTAATATCTCCAAGGGGGGAGGGGAAATCATTCCGATGGTAAACGAGAAACGACGTCACAAGCGATACTGGGTTAAGGGGTTAAAAAGCCGCCTGCGCGAACGTTATTTCCTGGGCCTATTAAGCAAACCCACCGAAGAGGAATATCCTTGTCTGGATATCTCGGAGAGCGGCCTGCAATTCGTCAGCACCAAGGCCTTTAAGCCCGAAGATGAGCTTCTATTGGATATTTTTACCTCGCTGAGCGAGAAAAAACCAGTTCAGGCAAAGATTGCCATAGCCTGGGTCAAGCGTTCCACTCAACTGGGCATCTGCCTGGTCGGCGCCAGATTCGTATCCGTTCCCAGGGCCGGCCGAGCTGAGCTCAAGCATATGATAGAGCGGGGCGGGTTGGACGGGGAGCATATCTCTATGCAAGTCAGGCTCAAGGCTGTCGGCAAGGCGCATCTGGTTGAAAGCCTGAGCACGCGGATGTAAGATCAACCGTCTGCCGCCGCAAATTTACAGCCAAAATTTATTGCATTTTCAGGATTTTTATATATACTGATGCCGATGCCAGAAGAATTCAAGATACCACAATTCAAGGACAGGGAAGATTTCCAAAACTGGTGGCAGAATCCTGACACGGAGCAATATTTCCAGAAGTATCCGGACCAGCTTTCAGGTCTGTTCGTAAATGATTTAGTCAAGCCGTATGTGGGCATAATCCTGGGTATGTCCGACCAAGACGCCAAACCGGCTCAACAACCCAAACAGTTCGGAAAATACCAGTTGGTCAAGAAACTCGGCCAGGGCGGGATGGGGCTTGTTTACCTGGCTGTT contains:
- a CDS encoding LemA family protein, whose translation is MSGTSKLVLISLAGLAVVFIIIGVVAYISIYNGIISSDENCNAAWSQVLNQYQRRSDLIPNLVDTVQAYAAHEKEVLVGVTEARSKITSFKIDDSVLKDPSKLEQFQKLQGELSGALSRLMVVVEKYPDIKANQNFLALQAQLEGTENRIAVERMRFIDSVNTYNKKVRTFPGNLFGYQTRPNFTAEAGAEKAPKDIFKK
- a CDS encoding MBL fold metallo-hydrolase; the protein is MQLGNFELYPVSDGFFKLDGGAMFGVVPKVLWEKRMPPDQDNRIQMGLFCLLIKAAGKNILVNTGIGTKYSPRYHEIFRIQHPPNLIDSLAEHKVKPEDIDFVINTHLHFDHAGNNTKKVGDNAYEPTFPNARYVIQKAEWEKATNPNERTRASYMQENIRPLMDAKRLDLKDGSGEVMPGVMVYVTGGHTRGHQIVLIESQGQKAVYWSDLIPTVAHMDLPYIMGYDLFPEETLNHKRILLEQAIKERWLCFWEHDPKITCGYIERTEKGLIVKPV
- a CDS encoding TPM domain-containing protein, yielding MKRLLAICIFLLLGSLSLYGLDVPSAKGYVSDYAGLLSPSQTQSLDSMLRTHEQQTSNQVVVLIVKSLEGEPIERFGIKVAEKWKAGQKGKDNGVIFIIAKDDRQIRIEVGYGLEGVLTDLECALIIDNVVKPRFREGNYYQGIDEAIETIFESIKSEYAPAAKTSRSALYIFGCFILAVVWLIVILKFIAFLYRRDPWIISDILSDTSSGGSFGGSFGGGGGGFSGGGGSFGGGGASGSW
- a CDS encoding PilZ domain-containing protein; translation: MVNEKRRHKRYWVKGLKSRLRERYFLGLLSKPTEEEYPCLDISESGLQFVSTKAFKPEDELLLDIFTSLSEKKPVQAKIAIAWVKRSTQLGICLVGARFVSVPRAGRAELKHMIERGGLDGEHISMQVRLKAVGKAHLVESLSTRM